From the genome of Ktedonobacterales bacterium:
CTCGTTCCCGCATTGTCAGCGGAGGGATTCTCTTAACTATCCTGGTAAGTTTTATCGTAGGGTGCAGCAACCCCTCAGCGAGTCTCCAGAAGCTCAGTTCCACTCCTGGTATGATCCAGGGACCATTACATACCAGTCATGGACAACTGATTGATGCCACGGGACGCGTAGTCCATCTCACCGGAGTAAATTGGTTTGGTTTTGAGACTGGTACCTTTGCGCCGCATGGCCTGCAAGTTCGCAATTGGCGTGATATGCTCGCTCAAATCGCCCATGCAGGCTTCAATACCATTCGCCTGCCCTACAGCAACCAGCTTTTCGACTCAACAAGCGTGCCTGAAGGGATTGATTATAAGCTGAACCCCGATCTCGTCGGCTTGAAAGGCGTGTCCCTGATGGATAAGTTCATCCAGGGCGCCGGGCAACTCGGACTGAAGATCATCCTCGATCAGCATCGGCCTAACGCGCAGGCGCAATCAAATCTCTGGTATACCGATCATCTGCCCGAATCTCGCTGGATCGGCGATTGGACGATGCTGGCGAAGCGTTATCAGGGCAATTCGACGGTTATTGGCGCCGACTTACATAACGAACCGCATGGGCAGGCAACCTGGGGCGATGGCAACCTAGCCACCGACTGGCGGCTCGCGGCAGAGCGGGCAGGCAATGCCATTCTGGCGGTCAACCCCGACTGGCTCATTCTCGTTGAGGGCATCGAAGCCTATCAAGGCGACTATTATTGGTGGGGAGGAAACCTTGAGGGCGCAGCCAAATATCCTGTGCGGCTCTCTCACCCCGACAAACTGGTCTATTCTGCCCATGACTACGGGCCAGAGGTCTGGCAGCAAACCTGGTTCCAGGCAAAGGACTTTCCCTACAACCTGCCCGCGCTTTGGAAGAAGCACTGGGCCTATCTCCAGCAGCAGGGGCAAACTCCGGTATTGCTGGGCGAATTTGGGGGCCAGTCTGTAGGGCTGAATCCAGAGGGTATCTGGATGCGCGCCCTTGTAGAGTTCTTGAAAGTGAACGGGATCAACTACACCTACTGGTCCTGGAATCCAGATTCGGGAGATACCGGCGGCTTGTTGAAGCCAGATTGGAAAACGCTTGACTCAGCCAAGATGGACATCCTCTCGGCCTATCAATGGCCGCTCCCAGGTGACTTCCATCCCCCAGGCTCATAAGCTCCCTGAGCAAACCGTTCTATAGGCATATGGTTAACTGAGGCCCTGGGCTAGACGCCCCTCAGCGCCAACGTCATCTGGCTGGCAAGCGGAGCCGAGAAACCCTGGCTCCGCTTGCCAGCCATCTGTAGATAGCTTCCCCGCCGATGCGTCCTTATGTACTCTGGCAACACTCAGGACCAGCTCTATTTCCTTGCGCTGTGTCGCTGATTACCCTATCGAAAAGATACTCCCCAACCAGATGAAGATGCTCCCACATAATCGGATGGAGATATTGCCACATATCCTCTGGCACAGGCTGACCACGCCTGGCAGATTCCTGAGCAGCGACTTCAAGATAGCGAGTATTCCATACAATGATCGCGTTGATGACCAGGCTTAACGCCAGGATGCGCCTGAACTGCGCTGCGGAGTCTCGATCACTCACGCGCCCCTGTTGGCCGAAAAAAATCGCCCGTGCCAGGGCATCAACCGATATACATCTATGCTGTCCTGCCAGCACTCTTTGACGCAGGGAAGCGTCTACAATAAAGTTCAGGATATAACGTGTCCTGGCAATACGGCCTACTTCCTGAAGCGACTGGCGCAGCGTATTTCCCTCATCCATATTCTGTAGCTTCGGGATGAGAAGAGAAGGGCGGATCAATCGGTCTTTTAATGACGCGGCAACCCGGTTCATTGTCTCCCATTGGGTAATAATCAACGGATCGCGGGTGGCATATAGCAAAAGGGGATCGAGTATCCCGTAGGAGGCTCCCTCTTGCGCTCGAATCATTATCTGGTCGGGCAGGTCATCCAGGGGCAGCGCCAGGCGATACCCCAGTAACTCGAAGAGACCATAGAGAAGATCGGTGCAGCCAGGGGTATCAGTAGCATGTTCCTGAATAGGGAGCAAATCCTGATAAACAAGGCCATCCAGAGTATAAGGCGCTTCCTGCGCCAGAGGACTCACAAGACCTATCCAATACTGGATCGCCTGATCAGAAACATGGCTATAGATGTTCACTTTTCGACCCAACGCATCGCCAGATGCGCGATAGCGCGCATACGGGCCTGAGACAAGCCGCGCAAATTCGCTCGCATTTGACGAAGAAACAGCGCCAGAGCCAAAAGCTCTGGTCAGGGGCAGGCTTTGATGAAAGGCAATCAAGACCTGGATGGCCTGTTGCAGCGTCTCTTCACGGAGGTACCAATCATAGACCCGTACAAGCTGACCATGTGGAATACCGGAGGCAGCGGCCATTGCTGTTAGTCCAATATTCGTAGCCTCAGCTACCAGCACCGCCAGAAGCGTAGATCGAATCGTTTCCTGATGCCTGGGGGTAGGCTCTCGTCTGGTGGTCAGGTGATCAAAAGCCGAGGTAAATCCAGTCCAGCTATCAACCTCTAAGAGAAGCTGGGGCAGACCAACCCTTGGCAACAAGGCCGTCAGTGAGCGGCGCATCGAAGCAGCGCCTGCGGGCGTCTGGAGGCGGTCCTGGGCGGTACGTATGAGTCGGCCATCTTTTATCTGAATGGAGGGATGATCCAACAAGAGTCCGGCTGCTCTGGTCGCCAGGGCATCTAGCTCCGTTCTGGCTTGCGCCAGGTAATCCTCTCCATTGTGTGGTAAGCCACTGGTCACGAACCAGGATATGCGCTCCTGACGCCATTCAGTGGGCGTATAGAGACCAGCAGACCAAGGGGCATAGTTACGACTTCCTTCTACCGAAAGTTCTCCAGATCGCAGTGCCTGGCGGACCTGGTAGAGCAGGCAAAGTTCCCAGGCGCGCCTATCTATGCCATTGGGGCCAACTACTGCCCTCATCCAGCGTTCCGGCACAAAGCCAAGCGGAGCATCTTTCGGCGCTTTTTTGCGATGCTCACGATCCATCGTATGCAAAGTCTCCAGTCCTGCCAGCACAGGACTATATGCGCCCGGCGAGCTAAAGCGCAGCATTTGCAGCAGCACGCGCGCAGGTTCTCGTACCTGGCTAAATCGCTGTTTGAGCAAAGCAAAAAGGCCCTCGACTTCATTCTCATCAAGGGACCGACTTCGGCTTACAAGCGTGCTCACCTGCTCACGAGAGACTTGCTGAAAGATACGATCTCGCACCCGATGCGTGGGAACCTGGGGATCAAGGAGAACCTGCGTAATACCGCGAAACAAGCGCGCGCTCGTGAGGTTAGCCTGAACCTGCTCCATTTGAGCCTCTCTTAGCTCAGCATTGGCCCGCGCAAACAAACGCCCTATCAGGGTATCGAACATCTCGACAATCACATCGGTGATCTCTGGGCCGCGCACGGTCAGGAAAGCCAGAAGCAGTGCGTACCGTTTGGCAGGTGGATAGCGTCGAAGGGCCTGAGCAGAAAGACGCCTTACAATAGCTGCCCATTGCCAGAGGCGCGGAGGTTGAATGCCTATCCAATCAATGGTGTCGGGGAGGGCTGCCCGAACCACCTCAAGCCGACGCCCTTCATCGCGGATCGCCTCAGTTGAGGCCGCATGTGGAGGAGTCACAAGCGTCGCCAGAATACTCCTTCCCTGGCATGTTCGGCAGAGTCCATCCAATTGATCTCGCTGCGCCTGGGTCAGTTGATGTGCAAGGTTCTGAAAGAGGGTCTCCTCGGTTTCACGGCGTACTTGATACACGATTCTCTGGATAACAGTCTTTGCAGCAGGCCGGAATATCTGCTGACTGGCTAGCCAGCCATAAGCTGCTTTGATGAGTTCAGTAGTATTGGCGGTTTGCAGAACCTGCGCAGCGAGGAAGGATCGCAGCAGCCCCGTATCTTCAGCAGTAAACGAGCGCAGGCGCAGATAGTCCTGCACCGCCTTCATATCTGTATTGTGGAGTACAGGGCAATTTTTGTATTGAATGACCGTCTCTGGTTGAATACCCAACTGGGCGCCGATGCAGGCGATAAGCGCTTCTGGCAGCAATGCAGGATGCGCAGCCGCTATCGGGTCGGTACGCGCCCAGATAAGCAGTAAGGCGCGCTCCAGCCGCTGGAGGTCGTTATGTACAGCATTCACCAGGGTGAGATCGCAGGAACTCAACCTTATCACGTCGCCCCTCGCTTCTGGGAGGGCATGTCAAGCGTTGATAGCCCCTGCCTGTGAGCGCCTACATGTTGAGTCTTCTCCCAGTTGTTGATGCCTCTTAACTGGCGCAGCGTAGCGCGCAGGGAAGCGTAGGAGAGAATCCATTGGTAAGGCAGATAGGCAAGAGCCATCACCACTGGTGTTTTCCAGGAAGGTTTCAGTTTGTGAGCATCGGTGAACTCATAGAGTCCGATGACTGAAAGAACGAAATGAGCTATAAGCAGATAAAAAGGCAGGTCCAGAATAATGGCAACACCGGCAGGTGTCTTGATGGTGAACATCATGATCAGCGAGGCAAGCACATACAGCCCCAGGAGCGCCTGAGCAGATGGGAAGGCAAGGGTATAGAATGCCAGCAGACGCTGACCAAAAGTAGGCAGATGTTTCCATTC
Proteins encoded in this window:
- a CDS encoding glycoside hydrolase family 5 protein produces the protein MPRSRIVSGGILLTILVSFIVGCSNPSASLQKLSSTPGMIQGPLHTSHGQLIDATGRVVHLTGVNWFGFETGTFAPHGLQVRNWRDMLAQIAHAGFNTIRLPYSNQLFDSTSVPEGIDYKLNPDLVGLKGVSLMDKFIQGAGQLGLKIILDQHRPNAQAQSNLWYTDHLPESRWIGDWTMLAKRYQGNSTVIGADLHNEPHGQATWGDGNLATDWRLAAERAGNAILAVNPDWLILVEGIEAYQGDYYWWGGNLEGAAKYPVRLSHPDKLVYSAHDYGPEVWQQTWFQAKDFPYNLPALWKKHWAYLQQQGQTPVLLGEFGGQSVGLNPEGIWMRALVEFLKVNGINYTYWSWNPDSGDTGGLLKPDWKTLDSAKMDILSAYQWPLPGDFHPPGS
- a CDS encoding Tn3 family transposase, with the translated sequence MIRLSSCDLTLVNAVHNDLQRLERALLLIWARTDPIAAAHPALLPEALIACIGAQLGIQPETVIQYKNCPVLHNTDMKAVQDYLRLRSFTAEDTGLLRSFLAAQVLQTANTTELIKAAYGWLASQQIFRPAAKTVIQRIVYQVRRETEETLFQNLAHQLTQAQRDQLDGLCRTCQGRSILATLVTPPHAASTEAIRDEGRRLEVVRAALPDTIDWIGIQPPRLWQWAAIVRRLSAQALRRYPPAKRYALLLAFLTVRGPEITDVIVEMFDTLIGRLFARANAELREAQMEQVQANLTSARLFRGITQVLLDPQVPTHRVRDRIFQQVSREQVSTLVSRSRSLDENEVEGLFALLKQRFSQVREPARVLLQMLRFSSPGAYSPVLAGLETLHTMDREHRKKAPKDAPLGFVPERWMRAVVGPNGIDRRAWELCLLYQVRQALRSGELSVEGSRNYAPWSAGLYTPTEWRQERISWFVTSGLPHNGEDYLAQARTELDALATRAAGLLLDHPSIQIKDGRLIRTAQDRLQTPAGAASMRRSLTALLPRVGLPQLLLEVDSWTGFTSAFDHLTTRREPTPRHQETIRSTLLAVLVAEATNIGLTAMAAASGIPHGQLVRVYDWYLREETLQQAIQVLIAFHQSLPLTRAFGSGAVSSSNASEFARLVSGPYARYRASGDALGRKVNIYSHVSDQAIQYWIGLVSPLAQEAPYTLDGLVYQDLLPIQEHATDTPGCTDLLYGLFELLGYRLALPLDDLPDQIMIRAQEGASYGILDPLLLYATRDPLIITQWETMNRVAASLKDRLIRPSLLIPKLQNMDEGNTLRQSLQEVGRIARTRYILNFIVDASLRQRVLAGQHRCISVDALARAIFFGQQGRVSDRDSAAQFRRILALSLVINAIIVWNTRYLEVAAQESARRGQPVPEDMWQYLHPIMWEHLHLVGEYLFDRVISDTAQGNRAGPECCQST